DNA sequence from the Bombus pyrosoma isolate SC7728 unplaced genomic scaffold, ASM1482585v1 HiC_scaffold_207, whole genome shotgun sequence genome:
gtccttccatctccgacatatatataaattagcaTCGAACATAATCAACACAAATGTCACacgattcttcgttcttgCCTGCACCATCTGGGACCACTCACACATTTTGGAACCCGTCTTCCTCTTGCGCCGAAACAACACAtgtagtaaataaaagatgaatgacacaagacaaattaaaaataataaaacaaaacaaagtaCGCACTGGGACAATCTGCATAAGGAACCTTTGACGAAGACACCTCCGCATTCATCATTTAAATCATAATCACCAAGACCTACACCGGAAAACAATAAATCAAACCAAACACTGGAGACAACAATCAGATGGAAATATTAACCAAATGAGTAAAATAACGTCAAGACACATTTCACGAAGTCTCTCCATATACTGGGAGCATACAGCAGAGAAGATTGCTCCGACCAGAAGAGCGGTAACACAGGAGAACATCCAGGACTCCGGCAGAAGTCTCCTCAGGGAAGTGAGCCTTCGCACATTCATCTGTATCATCTTCACGAGCCATCCACACATTTTTGGAATCTCTTCTCCTCTTGTGCTAAAACAATACATACAAGACCAGGCAGACAAACGGACGAAACACCATAGGAAAGAGGacgaagttaaaataaataaaataatacatacttgtACAGGTTGGACAAACACAGGTACTTCCATGTCCATAATCAACATAACCTGCACCCACAGAGGAAAACATTAAAACCTACTATGAATCGAAAGAAATGTAAACTATTACATAAAGACGATCAAATGGATGAAATACCATAAGGAACCACTAAAATACCGAacaaacttaaaataaataaaataaatactaagaataatttattcgatctaCAATATCGAACTAAACCGTCAAACCAAGCATTACCACGCACAAACACGCATCACTTCACAtcatttttatggaaaatacatatatctaaacttactattaaacaaaatacctTATGGGAGACACACGTTCCCACAGGCATCAGTAGGAAAGGTTCCAGAAGCATCGCAGACGCAATTTCAGCAATAGACGAAACCAGAACAATATCCAAAATCGTACTTTGAATGTTCCCATCAGCACCAAAAAAGAATATGAGAAATCAAGACATCAGCGATCACCAAAATCCACGTTCTCTCACGTACGCTGGCAGACACCCCAAAACTGCAGCATTGCG
Encoded proteins:
- the LOC122577387 gene encoding uncharacterized protein LOC122577387 isoform X3 → MGTFKVMLIMDMEVPVFVQPVQVCIILFILTSSSFLWCFVRLSAWSCMYCFSTRGEEIPKMCGWLVKMIQMNVRRLTSLRRLLPESWMFSCVTALLVGAIFSAVCSQYMERLREMSW
- the LOC122577387 gene encoding uncharacterized protein LOC122577387 isoform X2 encodes the protein MLLEPFLLMPVGTCVSHKVMLIMDMEVPVFVQPVQVCIILFILTSSSFLWCFVRLSAWSCMYCFSTRGEEIPKMCGWLVKMIQMNVRRLTSLRRLLPESWMFSCVTALLVGAIFSAVCSQYMERLREMSW
- the LOC122577387 gene encoding uncharacterized protein LOC122577387 isoform X1, with the translated sequence MLLEPFLLMPVGTCVSHKVFCLIVMLIMDMEVPVFVQPVQVCIILFILTSSSFLWCFVRLSAWSCMYCFSTRGEEIPKMCGWLVKMIQMNVRRLTSLRRLLPESWMFSCVTALLVGAIFSAVCSQYMERLREMSW
- the LOC122577387 gene encoding uncharacterized protein LOC122577387 isoform X5 — its product is MLLEPFLLMPVGTCVSHKVMLIMDMEVPVFVQPVQHKRRRDSKNVWMAREDDTDECAKAHFPEETSAGVLDVLLCYRSSGRSNLLCCMLPVYGETS
- the LOC122577387 gene encoding uncharacterized protein LOC122577387 isoform X4; translation: MLLEPFLLMPVGTCVSHKVFCLIVMLIMDMEVPVFVQPVQHKRRRDSKNVWMAREDDTDECAKAHFPEETSAGVLDVLLCYRSSGRSNLLCCMLPVYGETS